Proteins encoded by one window of Candidatus Poribacteria bacterium:
- a CDS encoding tetratricopeptide repeat protein — MQTQAKLEHYDKAIEHYSTAIALQPNFVIAYNNRGIAYADKGEHDLAIEDFNTAIKLKPDYAIAYNNRGTVYRIIGEYDRAIEDCNKAIELDPGYAEPYSNRGAAYREKGEIGRAIADYDKAIDLKPDFVEAHYNRGIAYIKKGNFDRAIVGNTKAIELKRDLVEAYTNRGVAYANKGNYNRAIEDYTRAVDLNPDLAEAYYNRGEARLHLGEWERAKVDLTTAKDIGRDIIASFHNTYESIADFERRNGMKLPEDLAEMLTPEQ, encoded by the coding sequence ATGCAGACACAAGCGAAACTTGAACATTACGATAAGGCAATTGAGCACTATAGCACAGCAATAGCATTGCAACCCAATTTTGTCATCGCCTACAACAATCGTGGCATTGCTTACGCTGATAAAGGCGAGCATGACCTTGCCATTGAAGACTTTAACACGGCAATCAAGTTGAAACCGGACTATGCTATCGCCTACAATAATCGTGGAACGGTTTACCGGATCATAGGCGAGTATGACCGTGCGATTGAAGACTGTAATAAGGCGATAGAACTCGATCCCGGTTATGCTGAACCTTATAGCAATCGTGGTGCGGCCTATCGGGAAAAAGGCGAGATTGGTCGCGCTATCGCAGACTATGACAAGGCGATAGACCTGAAACCTGATTTCGTCGAGGCACATTACAATCGTGGGATTGCTTATATTAAAAAAGGCAATTTTGACCGTGCCATCGTAGGCAATACTAAGGCGATAGAACTGAAACGTGACCTCGTTGAAGCGTATACCAATCGTGGAGTTGCTTACGCGAACAAAGGCAATTATAACCGTGCCATCGAAGATTATACCCGAGCGGTAGACCTGAACCCTGACCTTGCCGAAGCCTATTACAATCGCGGTGAAGCACGGTTACACTTGGGAGAATGGGAAAGAGCCAAAGTAGACCTGACAACTGCCAAAGACATAGGGAGGGATATTATCGCTTCATTTCATAACACCTATGAAAGCATTGCGGACTTTGAGCGGCGAAATGGGATGAAGTTACCAGAAGACCTCGCCGAAATGCTAACACCTGAGCAATAA
- a CDS encoding FRG domain-containing protein, translated as MKNQPNPQNDLNAILEVLREIAEKSDSGNYIYRGEPEDYDRVSSSLWRECKRKMETEDFDIQAIEEPILDSAKNYTSEQEEIEIWAELQHYGGHTNLIDFTTDSHIALFFACDRFFDKPGRIIFLGEEAQDENRVEKKTQNPRNRIIAQKSVFIRPPTGVVEPDDVITIPARLKQPILGYLDKHHGISTETIYNDLHGFIRNQDVHQIASIAFYVGSIQQHTGDAENADTSET; from the coding sequence ATGAAAAATCAACCCAATCCCCAAAACGACCTAAACGCGATTTTGGAAGTCCTTCGTGAGATAGCAGAAAAATCAGATAGCGGCAACTACATCTACCGCGGCGAACCTGAAGATTATGACAGAGTGTCGTCAAGCCTTTGGCGTGAATGCAAGAGAAAAATGGAGACGGAGGACTTTGATATACAGGCTATCGAAGAGCCAATACTGGACTCGGCTAAAAACTATACCTCTGAACAAGAGGAGATTGAAATCTGGGCGGAACTCCAACACTATGGGGGGCACACCAATCTGATAGACTTTACCACCGACAGCCATATAGCCCTCTTCTTCGCCTGCGATCGCTTCTTTGACAAACCCGGCAGGATTATTTTTTTGGGAGAGGAAGCGCAGGACGAGAATCGAGTTGAGAAAAAAACTCAAAATCCACGAAATCGCATCATAGCCCAGAAGAGTGTGTTCATCCGACCACCCACGGGAGTTGTTGAACCAGACGATGTAATCACTATCCCAGCACGTCTCAAACAACCGATATTAGGCTACTTGGACAAACATCACGGTATATCTACAGAAACCATCTACAACGACCTCCATGGGTTTATTAGAAACCAAGACGTGCACCAGATTGCCTCTATAGCGTTTTATGTCGGGTCAATCCAGCAACACACAGGAGACGCGGAGAATGCAGACACAAGCGAAACTTGA
- a CDS encoding GxxExxY protein, protein MLILKSTIFLESTIKAISELEKVHTAQPLNYLRAYRLEVGLLLNFGSKSMTFKRLILSPPNRR, encoded by the coding sequence CTGTTAATTCTAAAATCTACCATATTTTTAGAATCCACCATAAAAGCTATCTCCGAATTGGAAAAGGTACATACAGCTCAACCGTTAAATTATTTGCGAGCCTATCGGCTAGAAGTGGGATTATTGCTTAACTTCGGCTCAAAAAGTATGACATTCAAAAGATTGATCCTCTCACCCCCGAATCGTCGTTGA
- a CDS encoding carbonic anhydrase family protein produces the protein MTTRFKIYLLLTRLDLQSPYITRRFILAICFVMCMTACGGAKDLPLHTDKVEWGYAAENGPDVWGQLNPEYSLCAEGMHQSPIDLVNPMPTKLPTIFYEYYPATGVDIHHNGHTIEVAYPEGSRIHIDGTHYQLLQFHFHAPSEHTVAGKPFDMEMHLVHKSEEGNLAVVGLLIENGRHHPAFDPVWAYLPSTPLETQRIENVIIDLALMLSPNKQITDEAVKTFPSTYRYNGSLTTPPCSEGVKWIVLTTPVEMSESQIAAFKAIIHGNNRPVQPLNGRELLLDAPGVP, from the coding sequence ATGACTACACGATTCAAAATCTATTTACTACTGACAAGGCTCGATTTGCAGAGTCCCTATATTACACGGAGATTTATCCTTGCTATCTGTTTTGTTATGTGTATGACGGCTTGTGGAGGGGCAAAAGATTTGCCCCTCCATACCGACAAGGTGGAGTGGGGTTATGCAGCGGAGAATGGACCGGACGTTTGGGGGCAGCTTAATCCGGAATACAGTCTTTGCGCCGAAGGGATGCACCAATCACCGATCGACCTTGTGAACCCGATGCCAACCAAACTTCCGACTATCTTTTATGAGTACTACCCCGCAACGGGTGTGGACATCCACCATAATGGACATACGATTGAAGTGGCGTATCCTGAAGGCAGCAGAATCCATATTGATGGCACTCACTATCAACTGCTCCAATTCCATTTCCACGCGCCTAGTGAACATACGGTAGCGGGTAAACCGTTTGACATGGAAATGCACCTCGTTCACAAAAGTGAAGAGGGCAATTTAGCAGTCGTTGGTCTGTTAATCGAGAACGGTCGTCACCACCCTGCGTTTGATCCAGTCTGGGCATATTTACCGTCCACCCCGCTCGAAACACAGCGTATTGAGAATGTCATAATTGATCTCGCTTTGATGTTGTCGCCAAATAAACAGATAACCGATGAGGCGGTGAAGACTTTTCCCAGCACCTACCGCTACAACGGTTCACTGACGACCCCGCCTTGTTCAGAAGGAGTCAAATGGATTGTGCTAACAACGCCCGTTGAGATGTCTGAATCGCAAATTGCGGCATTTAAAGCGATTATCCATGGCAACAACCGGCCGGTACAGCCATTGAATGGGCGTGAACTGCTCCTAGATGCCCCAGGAGTGCCCTAA
- a CDS encoding type II toxin-antitoxin system death-on-curing family toxin produces the protein MENAGETLRYLTIVEILRVAEKHVGSYQLLNENQLHYLVEIVSAKLGDTELFPTLPQKAAVYAHHIITGHLFSDGNKRIGLTCALAFLVLNGCSLHRDIDDLIIDLGFNIADGTITDLDIIAEHLQSWIQR, from the coding sequence ATGGAAAACGCTGGCGAAACCTTGAGATATTTGACAATTGTGGAAATTCTGAGAGTTGCTGAGAAGCATGTAGGTAGCTATCAGTTGTTAAACGAAAATCAGTTACACTATTTGGTTGAAATAGTTAGCGCGAAATTGGGTGATACAGAACTGTTTCCGACTTTGCCCCAAAAAGCTGCTGTATATGCCCATCACATTATTACTGGACACCTGTTTTCCGATGGGAATAAACGTATCGGTCTGACCTGCGCGCTTGCATTTTTAGTTTTGAATGGCTGTTCCCTTCATCGGGACATTGATGATTTGATTATTGATCTTGGCTTTAACATTGCGGATGGGACGATAACCGATCTTGACATAATCGCCGAGCATTTACAATCATGGATTCAGCGATAG
- a CDS encoding tetratricopeptide repeat protein has protein sequence MNTTKEEMEFDYQTYMKDYVPDPDKIHWGLEARQKRREAAIHNNRGLTYEEKGDSDRAVEALTKAIELNPHYAYAYNNRGVAYRNKGDYDRAIEDLDKAIDLKPHYANAYFNRGNVYRKRDDFDRAIADYTKAIEFKPNNAIAHYYRGLVYMVKSEIGRAIEDFTKAIDLKPDYTEPYRHRGLAYVIKADFDHAIEDLGKVIDLKPDFAGAWFHRGMTYYWKGEMERAIADYTKAIELQSNFAEVYCSRGEAWLQLREWEKAKLDLTSARDMGVDIITSFHNDYEGVADFERGNEVKIPADLAEMLTPQGGTIGEKAEQEATHESASDFEIVLDEIVRKYNRAWKTLAKP, from the coding sequence ATGAATACTACAAAAGAAGAAATGGAATTTGATTATCAAACGTATATGAAAGACTACGTGCCGGATCCAGACAAAATTCATTGGGGACTAGAGGCACGTCAAAAACGACGCGAAGCAGCAATCCATAACAATCGCGGTCTTACTTACGAAGAAAAAGGAGATTCTGACCGTGCCGTTGAAGCTTTGACCAAGGCAATAGAACTGAATCCCCATTATGCCTACGCCTATAACAATCGCGGTGTCGCTTACCGCAATAAAGGAGATTATGACCGCGCCATCGAAGATTTGGACAAAGCAATAGACCTGAAACCCCATTATGCCAATGCCTATTTCAATCGTGGCAATGTTTACAGAAAAAGGGACGATTTTGATCGCGCTATTGCAGACTATACCAAAGCGATAGAATTCAAGCCTAATAATGCTATAGCTCATTACTATCGTGGGTTGGTTTATATGGTCAAAAGCGAGATTGGGCGTGCCATTGAGGATTTCACCAAAGCAATAGACCTGAAACCTGATTATACCGAACCCTATCGCCATCGTGGGTTGGCTTATGTCATCAAAGCAGATTTTGACCATGCGATTGAAGATCTGGGCAAAGTAATAGACCTGAAACCCGATTTTGCTGGTGCTTGGTTCCATCGTGGTATGACTTACTACTGGAAAGGGGAGATGGAGCGTGCTATTGCGGACTATACCAAGGCGATAGAACTCCAATCTAATTTTGCTGAAGTTTATTGCAGCCGTGGTGAGGCGTGGTTACAGCTGAGAGAATGGGAAAAAGCCAAATTAGACCTGACTAGTGCCAGAGATATGGGGGTGGATATTATTACTTCATTTCATAATGACTACGAAGGCGTTGCGGACTTTGAGCGAGGAAATGAGGTTAAGATCCCGGCAGATCTTGCTGAAATGCTGACACCCCAGGGAGGCACCATAGGAGAAAAGGCAGAGCAGGAAGCCACCCATGAATCAGCAAGTGATTTTGAAATCGTCTTAGACGAAATAGTAAGAAAATACAATCGAGCATGGAAAACGCTGGCGAAACCTTGA
- a CDS encoding BrnT family toxin, which yields MDIGFIWDEDKYQEVQSKHGVQFYEVVSAFDDPNGYETPDSTVHEDRWVLVGMTASGRVLAIVFSDEDVPIYRLITAFDAEGKLLDEYYKRRNGI from the coding sequence TATGGGATGAAGACAAATATCAAGAAGTGCAAAGCAAGCATGGTGTCCAGTTTTACGAGGTGGTCTCTGCATTTGATGATCCAAACGGATACGAAACCCCCGATTCCACCGTACATGAAGACCGGTGGGTATTGGTAGGGATGACCGCCAGTGGTCGAGTATTGGCAATTGTTTTTTCTGATGAAGATGTGCCAATCTACCGTTTAATTACTGCATTTGATGCGGAAGGGAAATTGCTCGATGAATACTACAAAAGAAGAAATGGAATTTGA